A DNA window from Eptesicus fuscus isolate TK198812 chromosome 8, DD_ASM_mEF_20220401, whole genome shotgun sequence contains the following coding sequences:
- the SERP2 gene encoding stress-associated endoplasmic reticulum protein 2 isoform X2 → MVAKQRIRMANEKHSKNITQRGNVAKTLRPQEEKYPVGPWLLALFVFVVCGSAELSLP, encoded by the exons ATGGTGGCCAAACAGCGGATCCGGATGGCTAACGAGAAGCACAGCAAGAACATCACCCAGCGGGGGAACGTGGCCAAAACCCTG AGGCCGCAAGAGGAGAAATATCCTGTGGGACCATGGCTGTTGgcactgtttgtttttgttgtctgTGGCTCAG